From Synoicihabitans lomoniglobus, the proteins below share one genomic window:
- the msrB gene encoding peptide-methionine (R)-S-oxide reductase MsrB, translating to MTEFTKLTDEEWRERLSGSQYRVLRQAGTDRPFSAAYEQFKHEGAGTYVCTGCGMPLFTSETKFDARCGWPAFYDPASNDAITTKRDASMGVERIEVVCARCEGHLGHLFEGEGFNTPTDERYCINATSLRFVPDEA from the coding sequence ATGACTGAATTTACCAAGCTCACGGACGAGGAATGGCGCGAGCGCCTCAGCGGGTCGCAATACCGTGTGTTGCGGCAGGCGGGCACGGATCGTCCGTTTTCGGCGGCTTATGAGCAGTTCAAACACGAGGGCGCGGGCACGTATGTGTGCACGGGATGCGGCATGCCATTGTTCACCTCCGAAACGAAATTCGATGCGCGGTGCGGCTGGCCGGCATTTTATGATCCGGCCAGCAACGATGCTATCACGACCAAGCGGGATGCATCCATGGGGGTGGAGCGAATCGAGGTCGTGTGCGCCCGGTGCGAGGGTCATCTTGGTCACCTCTTTGAAGGCGAGGGCTTCAACACCCCGACCGACGAACGTTACTGCATCAACGCCACGTCGCTACGCTTCGTCCCGGACGAGGCGTAG
- a CDS encoding HYR domain-containing protein, translating to MKKLVLLLSLGLWAALPIRAADTVELLPGKISGSITLSTETVKNGTIYANATDGSGQASTSFTGSEYSLVVPAGKSWKLTLYVYPEVPSGASGYIYLNLPEVIGPVGAEETVTHDLPITSARIVADVQVANGTLTSIPTLQANGNSGTNPATSFNFYGQNLDYAVVLPMNNVSIYGSVKVTSADNVLSAQSLTSQSLNVGAAGITATWNIDAAFAAGAIQGDVNFTGSATPNSNTTYLYSSSGGSAIDTNSLSGNGNYQFNNLVPGSYRVYNYAYFTNSQLYMYTNAPSVAGSITQLDFAETVSFAQVDLNPTGFLTPDKITGGYAYGNWTAPSPNPDGVSRSVYANFDTTAKNFKGVVTPGEWKFSQININGYDYSQAGIYISYAMGIYDYTRANQGVTFAGGVDQVLPSFDFDTTQTELTFDVVEAADATSETLISNARVTGSVVTYVDGSPQYQLSFSSSTSTSAAQPRQRVRIVGVPGTYNVQTYGTVDGSSVSFGNFSLELKEPLPTPVGTSVEVSAGSGVGLVFDEVTTSGVSTASQLPVGPALPAGYTGLVSNGEKAYYSVSTTATFSGYVDVTVDYSADAVPPELESELTLFYYDDPTQTWIDVTIAVDELNNQVLGTAPELSLFALGLAHAPVLGEVTVPTEVLVDTEAAFVATFADSDPGEQHTATFDWGDGTTSEGVIDPATGEITGLHTYTSGGSFNATLTLTDITGKTVEQEFTVEVIGGDDVEPVITFGAIEAFEALSADGAEVEFAVTATDETDGEVTVTTSVASGTVFPIGTTIVIATATDAAGNEATAELEIIVQDTTGPAITAPDDVTLEATNADGAIASFLASATDLVSGEVPVTASVESGSTFAVGSTTVSFTATDESGNESTGSFNVIVQDTTAPELTTPADLVLEATSADGATATFAAGATDLVSGDLAVTASAASGSTFAVGTTTVELTAADAAGNTVTGTFTVTVEDTTAPEIVSLTPSTGTLWPANHKMVDVSVAAETSDAVGVVSTRIVSVTSSESDNGHGDGHTRADIVITGDLTVSLRAERSGRGDGRVYTITVESTDAAGNVTTGTTTVAVPKSQGRQWNKSDKSDKGNSGKGKSGKGKFGHNNSRDHDDKSGKTGNSKSSRKKSKGGRG from the coding sequence ATGAAAAAACTAGTCCTGCTTCTCTCTCTCGGCCTGTGGGCCGCGTTGCCCATTCGGGCGGCTGACACCGTCGAACTGCTTCCCGGCAAGATTTCGGGTAGTATCACCCTCTCGACTGAAACGGTCAAAAATGGCACGATCTACGCCAACGCCACTGACGGCTCGGGTCAGGCCAGCACCTCGTTCACCGGTTCCGAATACTCCCTCGTCGTGCCGGCGGGCAAATCGTGGAAGCTGACCCTCTACGTCTACCCCGAAGTGCCGAGTGGCGCTTCCGGTTACATCTACCTGAACCTGCCGGAAGTGATCGGGCCGGTGGGCGCGGAGGAGACCGTCACGCACGACTTGCCGATCACGTCGGCGCGCATCGTGGCCGACGTGCAAGTCGCCAATGGCACACTGACGAGCATCCCCACGCTGCAGGCCAATGGCAACTCCGGCACCAACCCGGCCACCTCGTTCAACTTCTATGGCCAGAACCTCGATTACGCCGTGGTGCTGCCGATGAACAACGTGTCCATCTACGGCTCGGTCAAGGTCACCAGCGCCGACAACGTCCTCTCTGCTCAGTCGTTGACCAGCCAGTCGCTCAACGTCGGTGCCGCCGGGATAACGGCGACATGGAACATCGACGCCGCCTTTGCGGCCGGTGCCATTCAAGGTGACGTCAATTTCACCGGATCCGCCACACCCAACAGCAACACCACCTACCTTTACAGTTCCTCGGGTGGCAGTGCCATCGACACCAATTCGCTGTCGGGCAACGGCAACTACCAGTTCAACAACCTCGTGCCCGGATCGTATCGCGTTTACAACTACGCCTACTTTACCAACTCGCAGCTCTACATGTATACCAATGCGCCTTCCGTGGCGGGTAGCATCACGCAGTTGGATTTCGCGGAAACCGTTTCATTCGCGCAGGTTGATCTCAACCCGACGGGCTTCCTCACGCCGGACAAGATCACCGGCGGTTACGCCTACGGCAACTGGACGGCTCCCAGTCCCAACCCCGATGGCGTTTCCCGCTCGGTCTACGCGAACTTCGATACCACCGCCAAAAACTTCAAAGGCGTGGTGACACCGGGTGAGTGGAAATTCAGCCAGATCAACATCAATGGCTACGACTACTCCCAAGCCGGGATTTACATCTCCTACGCCATGGGAATCTACGATTACACCCGGGCCAACCAGGGCGTGACCTTTGCCGGCGGGGTGGACCAAGTGCTGCCGAGCTTTGACTTCGACACCACGCAGACCGAGCTGACGTTTGACGTGGTCGAAGCGGCTGATGCCACCAGCGAGACCCTGATCAGCAACGCCCGTGTCACCGGCTCGGTCGTCACCTACGTCGACGGCTCCCCGCAATACCAGTTGAGCTTCAGCAGCTCCACCTCGACCAGTGCCGCCCAGCCCCGTCAACGCGTGCGGATCGTCGGCGTGCCCGGCACCTACAACGTGCAAACCTACGGCACGGTCGACGGTTCCAGTGTGAGCTTCGGCAACTTCTCCCTGGAACTCAAAGAGCCGCTTCCGACCCCGGTCGGCACGAGCGTCGAGGTCAGCGCCGGCAGTGGCGTCGGTCTCGTGTTTGACGAAGTGACCACCAGCGGAGTGTCCACGGCTTCCCAGCTGCCCGTCGGTCCGGCCCTTCCGGCCGGCTACACCGGTCTCGTTTCCAACGGCGAGAAGGCGTATTACAGCGTGAGCACCACCGCGACGTTCTCGGGTTATGTCGATGTCACCGTCGACTACTCTGCCGACGCCGTGCCACCCGAGCTCGAGTCCGAGTTGACCCTGTTCTATTACGACGATCCCACCCAGACTTGGATCGATGTCACCATCGCGGTCGACGAACTGAACAACCAGGTTCTCGGCACAGCGCCGGAGCTCTCCCTCTTCGCGCTCGGTTTGGCGCACGCTCCCGTCCTCGGTGAAGTCACCGTGCCGACCGAGGTGCTCGTCGACACCGAAGCCGCCTTTGTCGCCACCTTCGCCGACAGCGATCCGGGGGAACAGCACACCGCCACCTTCGATTGGGGTGACGGCACCACCTCCGAGGGCGTCATCGATCCCGCCACCGGTGAGATCACGGGCCTGCACACCTACACCAGCGGTGGTTCATTCAACGCAACCCTCACCCTGACCGACATCACCGGCAAAACCGTCGAACAGGAATTCACCGTCGAGGTGATCGGTGGCGACGATGTCGAACCCGTCATCACCTTTGGTGCCATCGAAGCGTTCGAAGCGCTTTCGGCCGACGGCGCCGAGGTCGAGTTTGCCGTTACCGCGACCGACGAGACCGACGGCGAAGTCACCGTGACGACGTCCGTCGCTTCCGGCACCGTGTTCCCGATCGGCACCACCATCGTGATCGCCACGGCGACCGATGCTGCGGGCAATGAGGCCACCGCCGAGCTCGAGATCATCGTGCAAGACACCACCGGACCCGCGATCACCGCCCCCGACGATGTCACGCTCGAAGCCACGAACGCCGATGGAGCCATCGCTTCGTTCCTCGCCAGCGCGACCGATCTCGTCAGCGGTGAAGTCCCCGTGACCGCCAGCGTCGAGTCCGGCAGCACCTTTGCCGTCGGTTCGACCACGGTCAGCTTCACCGCCACCGACGAATCCGGCAATGAATCCACCGGCAGCTTCAACGTGATCGTGCAAGACACGACCGCGCCGGAGCTCACCACGCCGGCCGACCTCGTGCTCGAAGCGACCAGTGCGGATGGCGCCACCGCGACGTTTGCCGCCGGTGCGACCGACCTCGTCAGCGGTGATCTCGCGGTCACGGCCAGTGCCGCTTCCGGCAGCACGTTTGCCGTCGGCACCACGACGGTTGAACTCACGGCGGCCGATGCGGCGGGCAACACCGTCACGGGCACCTTCACGGTCACGGTCGAGGATACGACCGCTCCGGAGATCGTGAGCCTCACGCCGTCGACCGGCACGCTCTGGCCGGCCAATCACAAGATGGTCGACGTAAGCGTCGCGGCTGAAACGTCCGACGCCGTGGGGGTGGTTTCGACCCGTATTGTTTCCGTCACCAGCAGTGAGTCCGACAATGGCCACGGCGACGGCCACACCCGGGCCGACATCGTCATCACCGGCGACCTCACCGTCAGCCTCCGGGCCGAACGCTCGGGCCGCGGCGATGGCCGCGTCTATACGATCACCGTCGAATCGACCGATGCCGCCGGCAATGTCACCACCGGCACCACCACGGTGGCCGTGCCCAAGAGCCAGGGCCGCCAGTGGAATAAATCCGACAAGTCCGACAAAGGAAACTCCGGCAAGGGCAAGTCCGGCAAAGGCAAGTTCGGCCACAACAATTCCCGCGACCACGACGACAAGAGCGGCAAAACGGGCAATTCCAAGTCCTCCAGGAAGAAGTCCAAAGGCGGGCGGGGCTGA
- a CDS encoding serine hydrolase domain-containing protein, translating into MMKPSPRLFPALRALVILILAAASSLVHGMDQVAPAEVGLSAERLRRLDTVFEDYVSAGRLPGAVVLVARHGKVAHLGTYGMSDIEQEVPLREDAIFRIASQTKALVSVGIMMLQEEGKLLIDDDLADYLPEFAQTTVAVANDNARYEVVPAQRKITLRDLLRHTSGYDYGNGPGRDMWRDAGMQGWYFADREEPIRDTIARIAPLPAAAQPGSKFVYGYNTDILGAVIEVASGQDLATFLRERILNPLGMSDTHFYLPETKRGRLATVYSATSDGSLERAPAPGHMTGQGHYVDGPRQSFSGGAGLLSTARDYAVFLQMLANQGVHEGHRILSRKTVELMTVNHLPEGVKFPWSDGTGFGLGFSVKLNIGAGGLPGSYGEFGWGGAYHSTYWVDPAEDLVVVYFTQVIPASGLDDHAKLRALIYAAIDD; encoded by the coding sequence ATGATGAAGCCTTCCCCTCGCCTCTTCCCCGCCTTGCGCGCTCTCGTTATCCTCATTCTGGCCGCCGCCTCCTCGCTGGTTCATGGCATGGATCAGGTGGCTCCGGCCGAAGTCGGCTTATCGGCCGAACGCCTGCGGCGGCTCGATACCGTTTTTGAGGACTACGTGTCCGCAGGCCGACTGCCGGGCGCAGTCGTGTTGGTCGCCCGCCATGGTAAAGTCGCGCACCTCGGGACCTACGGTATGAGCGACATCGAGCAGGAAGTCCCCCTGCGTGAGGACGCCATCTTCCGCATTGCTTCGCAGACCAAGGCCCTTGTGAGCGTGGGCATCATGATGCTCCAGGAAGAGGGCAAACTCCTCATCGATGACGACCTCGCCGACTACCTGCCGGAGTTTGCCCAGACCACCGTCGCCGTGGCCAATGATAACGCCCGCTACGAAGTGGTGCCCGCCCAACGGAAGATCACGTTGCGCGATCTCCTGCGCCATACCTCCGGCTACGACTACGGCAATGGCCCGGGCCGCGACATGTGGCGCGACGCTGGTATGCAAGGATGGTATTTCGCCGATCGCGAAGAGCCGATTCGCGACACTATCGCCCGTATCGCCCCGCTGCCCGCCGCCGCTCAACCCGGCAGCAAATTCGTCTACGGCTACAATACCGACATCCTCGGGGCCGTCATCGAAGTCGCCTCCGGTCAAGATCTGGCGACCTTCCTGCGAGAGCGCATCCTGAATCCGCTCGGCATGAGTGACACCCATTTTTACCTGCCGGAGACCAAACGCGGTCGACTCGCCACCGTGTATTCAGCGACCAGCGACGGATCCCTCGAACGCGCGCCCGCTCCCGGTCATATGACCGGCCAGGGTCACTACGTTGACGGCCCGCGGCAGAGCTTTTCCGGCGGGGCCGGCCTGCTTTCTACCGCTCGCGACTACGCCGTGTTTCTGCAAATGCTGGCGAACCAGGGGGTGCACGAGGGTCACCGGATCCTCTCCCGCAAAACCGTGGAACTCATGACGGTAAATCACCTGCCTGAAGGCGTAAAATTCCCATGGTCAGACGGCACCGGCTTCGGGCTCGGTTTCAGCGTAAAGCTCAACATCGGCGCCGGCGGGTTGCCCGGCTCCTACGGTGAGTTCGGTTGGGGCGGGGCCTATCACTCGACCTACTGGGTCGATCCGGCGGAAGATCTGGTCGTGGTCTACTTCACTCAAGTCATCCCTGCGTCGGGACTGGACGATCACGCGAAACTCCGCGCACTGATCTACGCCGCCATCGACGACTGA
- the tsaA gene encoding tRNA (N6-threonylcarbamoyladenosine(37)-N6)-methyltransferase TrmO — MHDSLTLRPIGFIRTAQRVKFQAGHQPSALGRESSVLELVPGHGYDLALRDLEGFSRVWLLSWFHRNTTWRPLVLPPRGPKQRRGVFATRSPHRPNPLGLTAATLLSVDHRAGRVVLGPCDLVEGTPIFDLKPYIAAYDAFPEADGGWTAAVDAALLAPPTFTVGISPGAEEQAEWLLAHWGVDFRPRMLALLARDPSPHRTRRIRRRGDGRMEIGCGAWRGYFTVVEKRVEIIALDAAYPRSWLRDMARTDVPDREAQAALLDRWPSPYGTGDETRVVSDADE; from the coding sequence TTGCACGACTCACTCACGCTTCGACCGATAGGTTTCATCCGCACGGCGCAGCGCGTGAAGTTCCAAGCCGGTCATCAACCGTCTGCCCTCGGCCGGGAATCGAGCGTGTTGGAGCTCGTGCCGGGGCACGGTTACGATCTCGCGCTGCGCGACCTCGAAGGTTTTTCGCGGGTGTGGCTGTTGTCGTGGTTTCATCGCAACACCACATGGCGACCGCTCGTATTGCCGCCGCGGGGACCGAAGCAACGCCGCGGGGTGTTCGCCACGCGTTCGCCGCACCGGCCGAATCCGTTGGGCCTCACGGCGGCGACCCTGTTGTCGGTCGATCACCGGGCGGGGCGCGTCGTGCTGGGGCCGTGTGATCTGGTCGAAGGCACGCCCATCTTCGACCTCAAGCCTTACATCGCGGCCTACGATGCGTTTCCCGAAGCCGATGGCGGATGGACGGCGGCGGTCGACGCAGCCCTGTTGGCACCGCCGACGTTTACGGTGGGCATCTCGCCCGGGGCCGAGGAGCAGGCCGAGTGGCTGCTGGCCCACTGGGGCGTGGATTTTCGGCCGCGCATGTTGGCATTGCTCGCCCGGGATCCGTCGCCGCATCGCACGCGCCGTATTCGGCGGCGCGGGGACGGGCGCATGGAGATCGGTTGCGGGGCTTGGCGGGGCTATTTCACCGTTGTCGAAAAGCGCGTCGAAATCATCGCACTGGATGCGGCGTATCCCCGCAGTTGGCTACGCGACATGGCGCGCACCGACGTGCCTGATCGCGAGGCGCAGGCGGCGCTGCTGGACCGCTGGCCATCGCCGTATGGCACGGGGGATGAAACCCGAGTAGTCAGCGACGCGGATGAGTAA
- a CDS encoding carboxylesterase/lipase family protein: MRIPSFRLLTVLGLAAVFQLSLAAQDAATVQLKTAQGTLEGTVSADGKVRSFKGIPYAAPPVGDLRWQPPQTAQPWSGVRLAHDFPPRAMQVHVWDDMIFRDDGPSEDCLYLNVWMPSEPKTAKLPVMFWIHGGGFFAGSTSEGRQDGSNLAQEGVVVVSLTYRMGVFGFMAHPELAAESPVGAAGNYGLLDMVAALQWVRDNIADFGGDPDNVTIFGESAGSMAVSSLMASPAAKGLFHRAIGQSGSALGGDMPTLAEASHAGQKFAAEIGAPTLSELRALSAQELLEKSFAWGRFRPNVDGLFLTATPALVFSRGEQAQVPLLAGWNLDEGGAGALTGRAEPTLKNVQLAARERFGIFAERFLSAYSATNDTEAERVARDYGGDRFIGFGTWNWLEQHNATSDQPTYRYMFDRMVPLNRDLAGPNEKPRASHSWDIEYVFNVLTSKNAAWEDADFALADRMAAYWANFATTGNPNGDGLPAWPQYSATNDHPVMHLNPQPSVTFDDHRARYEFHGDPSVPFVPDWTLAGSAIHQQVPPPAGFTRDSVVLDQPIGIFDGQADIGGPYLPGRASYHAATDTYAITSASSNIWYFRDELRYLWKQMEGDVSFAADVRFPQSEGYFDRKVVLIIRQDLDDNSKQIMSALHGGGLVHLAYREAKGVDMQEAVHVETDYARMRLGLQKQGNAFTLWVSYDGEPMHQLGDAFELDFDGPFYVGVGFCSHQPLTYDSTAVSNVVLENAAGQMK; encoded by the coding sequence ATGCGTATCCCTTCTTTTCGACTTCTCACGGTGCTCGGTCTGGCCGCTGTATTTCAACTCTCCCTCGCGGCTCAGGATGCCGCCACCGTGCAATTAAAAACGGCCCAGGGCACGTTGGAAGGCACCGTGAGCGCCGACGGCAAGGTCCGCAGCTTTAAGGGCATCCCCTACGCCGCACCGCCCGTCGGCGATCTGCGTTGGCAACCACCCCAAACGGCCCAGCCTTGGTCCGGCGTGCGCCTCGCCCACGATTTCCCGCCCCGTGCCATGCAGGTTCACGTCTGGGACGACATGATTTTCCGCGACGACGGTCCCAGCGAAGACTGCCTCTACCTCAACGTGTGGATGCCGAGCGAGCCCAAGACGGCGAAACTCCCGGTCATGTTCTGGATCCATGGCGGCGGCTTTTTCGCCGGTTCTACCAGTGAGGGACGGCAGGATGGCAGCAACCTCGCGCAAGAAGGTGTGGTCGTCGTTTCCCTCACCTATCGCATGGGCGTCTTCGGGTTCATGGCACACCCGGAACTCGCCGCCGAATCCCCCGTCGGAGCCGCCGGCAATTACGGCCTGCTCGACATGGTCGCCGCCCTCCAGTGGGTGCGCGACAACATCGCCGACTTCGGCGGCGATCCCGACAACGTCACCATCTTCGGCGAGTCCGCCGGGTCCATGGCCGTCAGTTCACTCATGGCCTCACCCGCAGCCAAAGGACTCTTTCATCGGGCGATCGGCCAAAGTGGCAGCGCACTCGGCGGCGACATGCCCACCCTCGCGGAGGCATCCCATGCCGGCCAAAAATTCGCGGCCGAAATCGGTGCCCCGACTTTGTCGGAACTCCGTGCGCTCTCCGCCCAGGAACTCTTGGAGAAGTCATTCGCCTGGGGCCGCTTTCGCCCCAACGTCGACGGTCTTTTCCTGACCGCCACTCCCGCGTTGGTTTTTTCTCGCGGTGAGCAAGCCCAAGTTCCGCTGCTCGCCGGCTGGAATCTCGACGAAGGCGGCGCCGGCGCACTCACCGGGCGCGCCGAGCCTACGCTCAAGAACGTGCAGCTCGCCGCCCGCGAGCGCTTCGGCATCTTTGCCGAGCGTTTTCTGAGCGCGTATTCAGCCACCAATGACACCGAGGCCGAGCGCGTGGCCCGCGACTACGGTGGCGATCGCTTCATCGGCTTTGGCACGTGGAACTGGCTCGAACAACACAACGCCACCAGCGACCAACCCACTTACCGCTACATGTTCGACCGCATGGTGCCGCTCAACCGCGACCTCGCCGGCCCCAACGAAAAACCGCGCGCCTCGCACTCCTGGGACATCGAATACGTCTTCAACGTGCTCACCTCCAAAAACGCCGCGTGGGAAGACGCCGACTTCGCTCTCGCCGACCGTATGGCGGCCTACTGGGCCAACTTCGCCACCACCGGCAACCCGAACGGCGACGGCCTGCCCGCGTGGCCGCAGTATTCCGCCACGAACGATCACCCGGTGATGCATCTCAACCCGCAGCCTTCGGTGACGTTCGACGATCATCGCGCGCGTTACGAGTTTCACGGCGACCCGAGTGTGCCCTTCGTGCCCGATTGGACGCTCGCCGGTTCCGCCATTCATCAGCAGGTGCCGCCTCCCGCAGGATTCACTCGTGATTCCGTGGTGCTCGATCAACCCATCGGGATCTTCGACGGCCAAGCCGATATCGGCGGCCCCTACCTGCCCGGTCGCGCCAGTTACCACGCCGCCACGGACACCTACGCCATCACCTCGGCGAGCTCCAACATCTGGTATTTCCGCGACGAACTTCGCTACCTGTGGAAACAAATGGAAGGTGACGTCTCCTTTGCCGCCGACGTCCGTTTCCCCCAAAGCGAGGGATACTTCGATCGCAAGGTCGTGCTCATCATCCGCCAGGATCTGGACGACAATTCGAAGCAGATCATGAGCGCGCTGCACGGCGGCGGCCTCGTCCACCTTGCCTACCGCGAAGCCAAGGGGGTCGACATGCAGGAGGCGGTTCACGTCGAAACCGACTACGCGCGGATGCGCCTCGGCCTGCAAAAACAAGGCAACGCCTTCACCCTCTGGGTGAGCTACGACGGCGAGCCGATGCACCAACTCGGCGACGCATTTGAACTCGATTTTGACGGCCCGTTCTACGTCGGCGTGGGCTTCTGCTCCCACCAACCCCTCACCTACGATTCGACCGCCGTGTCCAATGTCGTGCTCGAAAACGCCGCCGGGCAGATGAAGTAA